The Brachyhypopomus gauderio isolate BG-103 chromosome 1, BGAUD_0.2, whole genome shotgun sequence genome includes a window with the following:
- the LOC143518708 gene encoding centrosomal protein of 55 kDa-like isoform X2 has protein sequence MAFNISKGKTVDGVCPRCPNPQIENEIMKLRKENAYLKMSLDELSRQKGAPWESENNTVLLERILALETLKERNSQQILARDQEIASLREQLCSDNAEVVASLQAQLNQQKLDAGMRENLFQSLKQETDELKTKLVVMSAKCQENTTEPTKDGSTDRNVAVIQEHLKDALEKNQQWLSYDQQREAYVRTVMERMHHLEQELRQANEALQQKDEEARLEALYHEESLQHHAELLRSTRADLEVEREKAKHLEEKQREAQRRSEEERRRAEDALEDAHARLEEEKLRSSVLLEQVNHFQKVILTQQDDENRMSVLEQQIQVSAKDLEEEKRDNHHLQRHLHKVLKELRKAKDRAARLEGEKERAVMPSSHSAYTGVERATTGGLRSRESPTKAHGLLDESFLECPNCRAQYPTSRHRELLMHIDQCLE, from the exons ATGGCATTTAATATTTCGAAAGGAAAGACTGTCGACGGAGTATGCCCAAGGTGCCCCAATCCTCAAATCGagaatgaaataatgaaactcAGGAAGGAAAATGCGTACTTGAAAATGTCCCTTGATGAGCTTTCCCGCCAGAAGGGGGCGCCATGGGAATCTGAAAACAACACGGTGCTATTAGAG AGAATCCTTGCACTAGAGACATTAAAGGAGAGGAACTCCCAACAGATCTTAGCCAGAGATCAGGAGATTGCAAGTCTTAGGGAGCAGCTTTGTTCAGACAATGCCGAGGTTGTGGCCAGCCTGCAGGCTCAGCTGAACCAGCAGAAACTGGATGCAGGGATGAGGGAGAACCTATTCCAGTCCCTTAAACAAGAGACAGATGAGCTAAAGACCAAGTTAGTAGTCATGTCTGCTAAGTGCCAGGAGAACACAACTGAACCAACAAAG GATGGCTCCACAGACAGGAATGTCGCAGTCATCCAGGAGCATCTGAAAGAT GCCTTGGAGAAGAACCAGCAGTGGCTCTCCTACGACCAGCAGCGGGAGGCCTATGTCAGGACGGTGATGGAGAGGATGCACCACCTAGAGCAGGAGCTCCGCCAGGCCAACGAAGCCCTCCAGCAGAAAGATGAGGAGGCCCGTTTGGAAG CTCTGTACCATGAAGAGTCACTTCAACATCACGCGGAGCTGCTGCGCTCCACCCGTGCCGATCTGGAGGTGGAGCGTGAGAAGGCCAAACACCTTGAGGAGAAACAGCGGGAGGCGCAGAGGCGgtctgaggaggagaggaggcgtGCAGAGGACGCCCTGGAAGACGCCCACGCCAGGCTGGAAGAGGAGAAACTGAGGTCCTCGGTGCTTCTGGAGCAG GTGAACCACTTCCAGAAGGTTATCCTGACTCAGCAAGATGACGAGAATCGGATGTCTGTTTTAGAGCAGCAG ATTCAGGTGTCTGCCAAAGATCTGGAGGAGGAGAAGCGTGATAACCACCATCTCCAACGGCATCTTCACAAAGTTCTGAAGGAGCTGCGGAAAGCCAAGGACAGAGCGGCCAGATTAGAAGGCGAG AAGGAGCGGGCCGTGATGCCTTCGTCTCACAGTGCCTACACCGGAGTGGAAAGAGCAACTACGGGAGGTCTACGGAGCCGCGAGTCCCCTACAAAAGCACATGGCCTGCTGGACGAGAGTTTTCTGGAGTGCCCCAATTGCCGAGCTCAGTATCCAACCAGTCGTCATAGAGAGCTGCTGATGCATATTGACCAGTGTCTTGAGTGA
- the lgi1a gene encoding leucine-rich glioma-inactivated protein 1a, producing MGCAKGVVRRFTAFLWFAFLLFLVESKKRQTRCHETCTCTKDNALCANTGSIPRIFPRDVISLSFVKSGFSEIPKEGFSHIPALHLLLFTANMFDSINEDAFLGLPHLEYLFIENNQIKSISPFAFRGLKSLIHLSLAYNNLETLPKELFKGMEALTKVDLRGNLFTCDCKLKWLVDWIYHTNATVDQIFCNSPTPYQGKKINDLTPQSFDCITTDFSLLKSLDFQSISVETFPFGGDQYVVFAQPFIGRCSFMEWDHVQMEFRNYDNITSISTVICKPLVIDNQLFVIVAQLFGGSHIYKRDISANKFIKIQDIDILKIRKPNDVETFRVDGESFFVIADSSKAGSTTVYKWNGNGFYSHQSLHPWYRDTDVEYLEISGKPHLILSSSSQRPVVYQWNKSSKQFERRTDIPEMEDVYAVKHFKVGSELYVCLTRFIGDSKVMRWDGSMFEEVQTVPSRGSMVFQPFAVESWQYAILGSDYSFTQVYRWDAKKGQFVHFQELNIQAPRAFSLVSIDSREFLLASSFKGQTRIYEHLILDLSD from the exons ATGGGATGTGCAAAGGGGGTCGTCAGAAGATTTACTGCCTTTCTTTGGTTCGCCTTTCTTCTGTTTCTGGTCGAGAGTAAGAAACGGCAAACTCGGTGCCACGAGACTTGTACATGCACCAAAGATAACGCCTTATGTGCAAACACCGGATCGATTCCTCGAATCTTTCCACGTGATGTCATTTCATT ATCATTCGTGAAGTCCGGCTTCAGCGAAATCCCCAAGGAGGGTTTCAGTCACATACCGGCACTACACCTCCT TCTTTTTACAGCCAATATGTTTGATTCCATAAATGAGGACGCTTTCCTTGGTCTTCCGCATTTGGAATACCT ATTTATTGAAAATAATCAAATCAAGTCAATAtcaccttttgccttcagaggtCTCAAGTCCCTAATACACTT AAGCCTCGCCTATAACAACTTGGAGACCCTACCGAAAGAGCTTTTTAAAGGAATGGAAGCATTGACAAAAGT GGACTTGCGTGGAAATCTTTTCACCTGTGACTGTAAACTGAAGTGGCTGGTGGACTGGATTTACCATACAAATGCAACGGTAGACCAGATATTTTGCAACAGCCCTACTCCATATCAAGGAAAGAAAATCAATGACCTCACACCACAGTCATTTGATTGTATAACAACAG ATTTTTCATTGCTGAAGTCTCTAGATTTCCAGTCCATTTCCGTGGAAACATTCCCCTTCGGTGGGGACCAGTATGTGGTGTTTGCCCAGCCATTCATTGGGAGATGTAGTTTTATGGAATGGGACCACGTTCAGATGGAATTTCGTAATTACGATAATATAACAA GCATCTCCACGGTCATCTGCAAACCTCTGGTGATTGACAACCAACTGTTCGTCATCGTAGCACAGCTGTTTGGTGGGTCGCATATCTACAAGAGGGACATCTCCGCCAACAAGTTCATCAAAATCCAGGACATAGACATCCTAAAAATCCGCAAGCCCAACGACGTGGAGACATTTCGAGTGGACGGCGAGTCGTTCTTCGTCATCGCCGACAGCTCCAAGGCAGGCTCCACCACAGTCTACAAGTGGAACGGCAACGGCTTCTACTCCCACCAGTCCCTCCACCCGTGGTATCGCGACACGGACGTGGAGTACCTGGAGATCTCCGGCAAGCCGCACCTCATCTTGTCCAGCAGCTCCCAGCGGCCGGTTGTCTACCAGTGGAACAAGAGCTCCAAGCAGTTCGAGCGCCGCACAGACATCCCCGAGATGGAGGACGTGTACGCCGTCAAGCACTTCAAGGTCGGCAGCGAGCTGTACGTCTGCCTGACCCGCTTCATTGGCGACTCCAAGGTCATGCGGTGGGACGGGAGCATGTTCGAGGAGGTGCAGACCGTGCCGTCACGAGGCTCCATGGTCTTCCAGCCGTTCGCTGTGGAGAGCTGGCAGTATGCAATCCTGGGCAGCGATTACTCCTTCACGCAGGTTTACCGCTGGGATGCCAAGAAAGGCCAGTTTGTTCACTTCCAGGAGCTGAACATCCAGGCCCCGAGAGCGTTCTCGCTGGTTTCCATCGACAGCCGGGAGTTCCTACTCGCTTCCAGTTTTAAGGGACAGACTCGGATATACGAACACTTGATCCTTGACTTGAGTGACTGA
- the LOC143518708 gene encoding centrosomal protein of 55 kDa-like isoform X3: MAFNISKGKTVDGVCPRCPNPQIENEIMKLRKENAYLKMSLDELSRQKGAPWESENNTVLLERILALETLKERNSQQILARDQEIASLREQLCSDNAEVVASLQAQLNQQKLDAGMRENLFQSLKQETDELKTKLVVMSAKCQENTTEPTKDGSTDRNVAVIQEHLKDALEKNQQWLSYDQQREAYVRTVMERMHHLEQELRQANEALQQKDEEARLEALYHEESLQHHAELLRSTRADLEVEREKAKHLEEKQREAQRRSEEERRRAEDALEDAHARLEEEKLRSSVLLEQVNHFQKVILTQQDDENRMSVLEQQIQVSAKDLEEEKRDNHHLQRHLHKVLKELRKAKDRAARLEGEERAVMPSSHSAYTGVERATTGGLRSRESPTKAHGLLDESFLECPNCRAQYPTSRHRELLMHIDQCLE, encoded by the exons ATGGCATTTAATATTTCGAAAGGAAAGACTGTCGACGGAGTATGCCCAAGGTGCCCCAATCCTCAAATCGagaatgaaataatgaaactcAGGAAGGAAAATGCGTACTTGAAAATGTCCCTTGATGAGCTTTCCCGCCAGAAGGGGGCGCCATGGGAATCTGAAAACAACACGGTGCTATTAGAG AGAATCCTTGCACTAGAGACATTAAAGGAGAGGAACTCCCAACAGATCTTAGCCAGAGATCAGGAGATTGCAAGTCTTAGGGAGCAGCTTTGTTCAGACAATGCCGAGGTTGTGGCCAGCCTGCAGGCTCAGCTGAACCAGCAGAAACTGGATGCAGGGATGAGGGAGAACCTATTCCAGTCCCTTAAACAAGAGACAGATGAGCTAAAGACCAAGTTAGTAGTCATGTCTGCTAAGTGCCAGGAGAACACAACTGAACCAACAAAG GATGGCTCCACAGACAGGAATGTCGCAGTCATCCAGGAGCATCTGAAAGAT GCCTTGGAGAAGAACCAGCAGTGGCTCTCCTACGACCAGCAGCGGGAGGCCTATGTCAGGACGGTGATGGAGAGGATGCACCACCTAGAGCAGGAGCTCCGCCAGGCCAACGAAGCCCTCCAGCAGAAAGATGAGGAGGCCCGTTTGGAAG CTCTGTACCATGAAGAGTCACTTCAACATCACGCGGAGCTGCTGCGCTCCACCCGTGCCGATCTGGAGGTGGAGCGTGAGAAGGCCAAACACCTTGAGGAGAAACAGCGGGAGGCGCAGAGGCGgtctgaggaggagaggaggcgtGCAGAGGACGCCCTGGAAGACGCCCACGCCAGGCTGGAAGAGGAGAAACTGAGGTCCTCGGTGCTTCTGGAGCAG GTGAACCACTTCCAGAAGGTTATCCTGACTCAGCAAGATGACGAGAATCGGATGTCTGTTTTAGAGCAGCAG ATTCAGGTGTCTGCCAAAGATCTGGAGGAGGAGAAGCGTGATAACCACCATCTCCAACGGCATCTTCACAAAGTTCTGAAGGAGCTGCGGAAAGCCAAGGACAGAGCGGCCAGATTAGAAGGCGAG GAGCGGGCCGTGATGCCTTCGTCTCACAGTGCCTACACCGGAGTGGAAAGAGCAACTACGGGAGGTCTACGGAGCCGCGAGTCCCCTACAAAAGCACATGGCCTGCTGGACGAGAGTTTTCTGGAGTGCCCCAATTGCCGAGCTCAGTATCCAACCAGTCGTCATAGAGAGCTGCTGATGCATATTGACCAGTGTCTTGAGTGA
- the LOC143473963 gene encoding free fatty acid receptor 4-like: MFFSPDHKSNSLQLHVQNFSHFPFFSELRPSHWLVTVFETLVLLTIFLVSVVGNVSALVKVPRVRRLADHAIFTFNLFLADLLFVSTIPFIIAVRWTKAWMLGSPTCQVVMYFISLSGTVSITMLAAISVDRLLAILKMEATPSLNLRRSSGVSLLIWLFSAVTLLPLSVFSRVVPVISHEQEEILICTLMWPHLMGEIAWNAIFIALGFLLPGTSIVISYSKILQIRQHSKWSLQTASPQSHPQPCTVSSSPYSRPQPCAVSKQDYKLFRTLLVLVVSFFIMWTPIFVVTFLILIRNFHANLPITSSVFFWVVTFTMANSAINPILYSVCHLRNSWHKICCAKGTNRD; this comes from the exons ATGTTTTTCTCACCAGACCACAAGTCCAATTCCCTTCAACTCCACGTGCAGAACTTTTCTCACTTCCCCTTCTTCTCTGAGCTCCGGCCTTCTCACTGGTTAGTAACCGTTTTTGAAACTTTGGTACTGCTGACCATCTTCCTGGTGTCAGTGGTCGGCAACGTCAGCGCGCTCGTTAAGGTGCCCCGTGTGAGGCGGCTTGCTGACCACGCTATCTTCACCTTCAACCTCTTCCTGGCCGACCTCCTGTTCGTCAGCACAATTCCGTTCATCATCGCCGTCAGGTGGACCAAGGCTTGGATGCTGGGTTCTCCCACCTGCCAGGTGGTCATGTACTTCATCAGCTTGAGTGGCACTGTGTCCATCACCATGCTGGCTGCCATCAGTGTTGATAGGCTGCTGGCCATCTTGAAGATGGAGGCCACTCCCAGTTTGAATCTCAGAAGATCATCTGGAGTGTCGCTCCTCATCTGGCTCTTCTCGGCGGTCACACTGTTGCCTCTGTCTGTCTTCTCCAGGGTGGTACCAGTCATCTCTCACGAACAG GAAGAAATACTGATCTGCACCCTTATGTGGCCACATTTGATGGGTGAGATCGCATGGAATGCCATCTTCATTGCATTAGGATTCCTGCTCCCGGGCACAAGCATTGTGATCAGTTACAGCAAAATCTTGCAG ATAAGGCAGCACTCAAAATGGTCACTTCAGACTGCCTCTCCACAGAGCCATCCTCAACCATGCACAGTGTCCAGCAGTCCATATAGCCGTCCCCAACCATGTGCGGTGTCTAAGCAGGATTACAAACTGTTCCGCACTCTCCTCGTGCTGGTGGTGTCTTTCTTCATCATGTGGACCCCCATCTTTGTTGTGACCTTTCTCATCCTTATACGTAACTTCCACGCCAATCTCCCCATCACCTCCTCAGTCTTCTTCTGGGTGGTGACCTTCACCATGGCTAACTCAGCCATCAACCCTATCCTCTACAGCGTTTGCCATTTGAGGAATAGTTGGCATAAGATTTGTTGTGCCAAAGGAACAAACAGAGATTAA
- the LOC143518708 gene encoding centrosomal protein of 55 kDa-like isoform X1, translating to MAFNISKGKTVDGVCPRCPNPQIENEIMKLRKENAYLKMSLDELSRQKGAPWESENNTVLLERILALETLKERNSQQILARDQEIASLREQLCSDNAEVVASLQAQLNQQKLDAGMRENLFQSLKQETDELKTKLVVMSAKCQENTTEPTKDGSTDRNVAVIQEHLKDALEKNQQWLSYDQQREAYVRTVMERMHHLEQELRQANEALQQKDEEARLEALYHEESLQHHAELLRSTRADLEVEREKAKHLEEKQREAQRRSEEERRRAEDALEDAHARLEEEKLRSSVLLEQVNHFQKVILTQQDDENRMSVLEQQIQVSAKDLEEEKRDNHHLQRHLHKVLKELRKAKDRAARLEGEQKERAVMPSSHSAYTGVERATTGGLRSRESPTKAHGLLDESFLECPNCRAQYPTSRHRELLMHIDQCLE from the exons ATGGCATTTAATATTTCGAAAGGAAAGACTGTCGACGGAGTATGCCCAAGGTGCCCCAATCCTCAAATCGagaatgaaataatgaaactcAGGAAGGAAAATGCGTACTTGAAAATGTCCCTTGATGAGCTTTCCCGCCAGAAGGGGGCGCCATGGGAATCTGAAAACAACACGGTGCTATTAGAG AGAATCCTTGCACTAGAGACATTAAAGGAGAGGAACTCCCAACAGATCTTAGCCAGAGATCAGGAGATTGCAAGTCTTAGGGAGCAGCTTTGTTCAGACAATGCCGAGGTTGTGGCCAGCCTGCAGGCTCAGCTGAACCAGCAGAAACTGGATGCAGGGATGAGGGAGAACCTATTCCAGTCCCTTAAACAAGAGACAGATGAGCTAAAGACCAAGTTAGTAGTCATGTCTGCTAAGTGCCAGGAGAACACAACTGAACCAACAAAG GATGGCTCCACAGACAGGAATGTCGCAGTCATCCAGGAGCATCTGAAAGAT GCCTTGGAGAAGAACCAGCAGTGGCTCTCCTACGACCAGCAGCGGGAGGCCTATGTCAGGACGGTGATGGAGAGGATGCACCACCTAGAGCAGGAGCTCCGCCAGGCCAACGAAGCCCTCCAGCAGAAAGATGAGGAGGCCCGTTTGGAAG CTCTGTACCATGAAGAGTCACTTCAACATCACGCGGAGCTGCTGCGCTCCACCCGTGCCGATCTGGAGGTGGAGCGTGAGAAGGCCAAACACCTTGAGGAGAAACAGCGGGAGGCGCAGAGGCGgtctgaggaggagaggaggcgtGCAGAGGACGCCCTGGAAGACGCCCACGCCAGGCTGGAAGAGGAGAAACTGAGGTCCTCGGTGCTTCTGGAGCAG GTGAACCACTTCCAGAAGGTTATCCTGACTCAGCAAGATGACGAGAATCGGATGTCTGTTTTAGAGCAGCAG ATTCAGGTGTCTGCCAAAGATCTGGAGGAGGAGAAGCGTGATAACCACCATCTCCAACGGCATCTTCACAAAGTTCTGAAGGAGCTGCGGAAAGCCAAGGACAGAGCGGCCAGATTAGAAGGCGA GCAGAAGGAGCGGGCCGTGATGCCTTCGTCTCACAGTGCCTACACCGGAGTGGAAAGAGCAACTACGGGAGGTCTACGGAGCCGCGAGTCCCCTACAAAAGCACATGGCCTGCTGGACGAGAGTTTTCTGGAGTGCCCCAATTGCCGAGCTCAGTATCCAACCAGTCGTCATAGAGAGCTGCTGATGCATATTGACCAGTGTCTTGAGTGA
- the LOC143518703 gene encoding serine/threonine-protein kinase ICK-like gives MDRYTVLRRLGDGTYGSVTLSRCLQSGELVAIKKMKRKFYSWEECMNLREVKSLRKLNHANVIKLKEVIRENDHLYFVFEYMKENLYQLMKERTCLFPESAVRNIMFQILQGLAFIHKHGFFHRDMKPENLLCMGPELVKIADFGLAREIRSRPPYTDYVSTRWYRAPEVLLRSTSYSSPIDQWAVGCIMAELYTLRPLFPGSSEVDTIFKICQVLGTPKKGDWPEGYHLATSMSFRWPQCVPTSLPSLIPNAGTEAIQLMRDLLQWDPKKRPAAGQALRYPYFHVGQVLGTPQQLQEQRRTPPQALAPPLGPPLTHAPPPQLRPAPPPQPPPPPQLPQPHLSPARPLQQIQPLPNLAYPSQQPRPPHGPARLDSETDRAPLSRFPLIYDKVPLSQLRSEPEKANVSSYAAKPRGTRRRWGHVTGVLKGEDWDDVEDLDVALNKPSHVGGDKRWQRDGNLSRLGKVLDFSPSNVRGERVTNINDALPFQEPSRTASAKQHYLKQSRYLPGLSTKKNVAVNVSKDLSGSSLWGSSSVPFGGTLPTRGSHGSRTGGYVPSANKKETGSSGQRVRLAPLDSTVSNYATWKSSRSGSQVSTSPYLSSPTKSTPGPRPRPLAQPVHGRTDWTAKYGHR, from the exons ATGGACAGGTACACCGTTCTGCGGAGGCTTGGCGACGGCACCTACGGCTCGGTCACCCTCAGCCGCTGCCTGCAGTCCGGGGAACTTGTGGCCATCAAGAA aatgaaaagaaaattcTATTCCTGGGAGGAGTGCATGAATCTTCGAGAGGTCAAG TCCCTGAGGAAACTCAATCATGCCAATGTCATCAAACTAAAGGAGGTTATCCGGGAAAATGACCACCTCTACTTTGTATTTGAATACATGAAGGAGAACCTTTATCAGCTAATGAAAGAAAG GACATGCCTTTTTCCTGAGTCTGCAGTGAGGAATATAATGTTTCAGATTCTACAGGGACTTGCTTTCATTCACAAACATG GCTTTTTCCATAGAGATATGAAACCAGAGAATCTTTTGTGCATGGGCCCTGAGCTTGTGAAAATTGCTGACTTTGGACTGGCGAGAGAGATTCGATCGCGCCCTCCATACACCGACTATGTGTCGACCAGATG GTACCGAGCTCCAGAGGTTCTTCTCAGGTCCACCAGTTACAGCTCTCCTATAGACCAGTGGGCTGTAGGGTGCATCATGGCCGAGCTCTACACACTCAGACCCCTCTTCCCCGGCTCCAGTGAGGTGGACACCATCTTCAAGATATGCCAGGTCTTGGGAACACCCAAAAAG GGCGACTGGCCAGAAGGTTACCACCTAGCAACCAGCATGAGCTTCCGCTGGCCCCAGTGTGTGCCCACCAGCCTGCCCAGCCTCATCCCCAACGCCGGCACAGAGGCCATCCAGCTGATGAGAGACCTGCTGCAGTGGGATCCCAAGAAAAGACCGGCTGCTGGCCAG GCCCTGCGCTACCCTTACTTCCACGTCGGCCAGGTGCTGGGTACACCACAGCAGCTCCAGGAGCAGAGGCGGACACCGCCTCAGGCCTTGGCCCCGCCCCTGGGCCCACCCCTGACCCATGCCCCGCCTCCTCAGCTCCGCCCCGCTCCGCCTCCCcagccccctccacctcctcagcTCCCCCAGCCACACCTCTCTCCAGCGCGGCCACTCCAGCAGATCCAGCCGCTGCCCAACCTCGCCTACCCCTCACAACAGCCACGGCCACCGCATGGCCCCGCCAGGCTGGACTCGGAAACGGACAGAGCCCCGCTGAGCCGTTTCCCTTTAATATATGATAAAGTCCCGTTGAGTCAG TTAAGATCAGAGCCAGAGAAGGCAAATGTGTCCAGCTACGCGGCTAAGCCCAGAGGGACCCGCAGGAGATGGGGTCACGTCACGGGGGTCTTGAAGGGGGAAGACTGGGACGACGTAGAAGACCTGGACGTCGCCCTGAACAAACCCAGTCATGTCGGCGGGGACAAGCGCTGGCAGAGAGACGGGAATCTGAGCAG GTTAGGAAAAGTTTTGGATTTCAGTCCATCCAACGTCAGGGGTGAGAGAGTAACTAACATCAATGACGCGCTGCCATTTCAAGAACCTTCCAGAACCGCCTCAGCCAAACAGCATTACTTGAAACAATCAAGATATTTACCAG GGTTAAGCACCAAGAAGAATGTAGCAGTAAATGTGTCAAAGGACCTGAGTGGAAGCAGCCTGTGGGGGAGCAGCAGTGTTCCGTTTGGAGGTACCCTTCCTACCAGAGGCAGCCATG GGTCACGTACAGGAGGATATGTCCCCTCAGCGAACAAGAAGGAGACAGGGTCATCAGGCCAAAGAGTGCGTCTAGCACCCCTAGATTCAACAGTATCGA ATTATGCAACATGGAAATCGAGCAGGTCGGGCAGTCAGGTGAGCACATCGCCCTACCTGTCCTCCCCCACCAAGAGCACACCTGGCCCACGGCCACGCCCCCTGGCCCAGCCTGTCCATGGGCGCACCGACTGGACTGCCAAATATGGCCACCGATAG